The Insulibacter thermoxylanivorax genomic interval TTATGATCCCCGTCTATCTATCCCGGCAAGAGAGAGTCATAGAGGTGCCGCTGGAAGGGTATGTTCGCGGCGTCGTCGCGGCTGAGATGCCGGCGGAATTCGAGCTGGAGGCGCTGAAGGCGCAGGCGATCGCCGCGCGGACGTATATCGTGCGGAAGATCGTGGAGCGGGACTTCACGAAGGCCCCCACACCGGAAGCATGGGTGACGGATACCGCATCGGATCAGGTTTATGCAACGGATGAAGAACTGCGGGCCCGCTGGACGCGAAGGGAGTACGCTGGGAAGATCAGCAAGATCAACCGTGCAGTGGCAGAGACGCGGGGACTTATCCTCACCTATGACGGACAGCCGATTGATGCGACTTACTTCTCAACGAGCAACGGCTATACGGAGAATTCTGAAGAGTACTGGTCCGAGACTATCCCCTATCTAAGAAGTGTGGCGAGTCCGTGGGATGCGGAGATCTCCCCGAAATATACGTCGGTGACGAAGATGACCTTGCAAGAAATGATGGAGAAGCTGGGCTTGCATGATCTTCTTGCCTCAGCGATTAAGGGCGGTAAACTGGGGATGGCGGTGACGGAGCGAACGAGCGGCAAGCGGATCAAAACAGTGCTGATCAACGGCATCCCGTTCAGCGGCAGAGAGGTGCGGGAGAAGCTGGGGCTGCCATCGTCAGAGTTTACTTGGAAGATCAGCGGCGATACGATCGAGTTTACCACCTATGGATACGGGCACGGCGTCGGCATGAGCCAGTACGGGGCGAACGGCATGGCGCTGGAGGGGGCTGCGGCAGAGGAAATCTTAACCTACTACTATAAAGGAGTAGAGATCGTTGATCTGAATCAAATAGAAGGCTGGCAGGGTGCTGCCCGGCCGCTTGCGTCTGACGACAGCAGCGGCGGAAATTAAGGAAAGTTGTGCGGACAGGACTGGGCGATGATGTATGAAGGATGTACGAATGATATGCATAGATGCTCAGCGGTTGGGGCATGATATTTTTTCTGCAAAAAAATCTGTCGCCTCATGTTTAAATTCCTGCCTTCTGGCAAGAATGGTAGATGAGGTGATGGAAATGAGTGACCAAAAGAGAGACCATAACGACAAAAACAGCTCAAAACCAACCAATACCGAGTCGATCCATAAGACCGAAAGCGGTGTACAAGGCCGTACTGCCCCGCAGAAGTCATCCTGGAGGAAGTTCACAGCGAAGAAGTGGGTATTCCCGGCGGCATATTTGGCGGCAGCGGCAATCATCTTAGGCATCATGATCGCTTACCAGGGTTCGCAGGACCAAGACATGCTGACCGAAGAGAATCTGGGACTTGAAGTCGGTCATGTCGATGAGCAGGGGGCGAACGCAGAGGAAGATGATCTGCCGGTGGTCGCGCTGCCAGAGGATTTTCGCTGGCCGGCAGCCGATATGACGGGCATCGAAGTCGTCATGCCGTATTACGATGACAGCCTGTCCCACGATGAGAAGACGATGGCGGTGATCCAGTATGAGAACACCTTTGTCACCAGCGAAGGCATCGCGCTGGCCAGGACGGATAATCAGCCCTTCGATGTCACCGCTGCGCTCAGCGGTAAAGTCATCCGGGCGGAGTCCGCACCGGTGATCGGCAACGTCGTGGAGATCGAGCATGCGGACGGATTGACCACGGTATACTACAGTCTGGCGAATGTGCAGGTCTCGGTGAACGATGAAGTGCAGCAAGGACAAGTAATCGCAAGAGCCGGTCAGAATGAGTATGAGAAAGACCTCGGCGTCCACCTGCATTTCGAAGTGCATCAGAACGGCGAACCGGTCAATCCTTTCAACTATTTGCCGGAGATCGACTGAGGTTTGCGTTTAGCAGCGGAAGGAAGATTCCTTCCGCTTATTTTTTTGGCGGCCCTTATGCATAGGATGCATAGCGGTGTGAAGCATGTCCTATGACATGAGACGGGCTCCGGCCAGCCGGCGGTCCCATGGAACGGGACGGAGCACAAGTTTTTGGGCTTGTCAGGCTTGTAAACAAAGCATATATACCCTCTCCACTCATATAATGTACCAATCTTAAATCGAGTAGGGAGGCGAAGGGAGTGCACGACTACATCAAAGAGCGTACGATCAAGATCGGTCACTGCATCGTCGAGACCAGGCATACTGTGCGCACGATTGCGAAGCAGTTTGGCGTCTCGAAGAGCACAGTGCACAAGGACTTGACGGAACGGTTACCCGAGATTAATCCCGAGCTGGCCAACCAGGTCAAGGTGATCCTTGAGTATCACAAATCCATTCGGCATCTGAGGGGAGGAGAAGCGACCAAGATCAAGTACCGGAAAGGCAAGCAAGAAGCGGAGAAAGCGGCGAAGGAAGCCGCAGCGGGTGAAGAGGCGAGCGGCGGGCTCGTATCCTCCAACTCCTGATTCGGGCCTGATCGGCGTTCATTGGTCATCATAAGAACGAATTTCGTCAAAATTATACAAATTGAAAAGGAATTCGATATCCGTACAGCGAATATTGCATTCGAACCTAAATCATCGTTAAATTAACCAATGATATGACCTGTAAGGGCGGCTGTTAGGAGGATTTAGTATGTTTAGCAAGGATATCGGAATTGACTTGGGAACTGCGAATGTACTGGTGTACATCAAAGGTCGCGGAGTGGTACTAAACGAACCGTCCGTAGTAGCGATTGAAAGTGAGACGAAGCGCGTACTCGCCGTAGGGGAGGAAGCGCATCGCATGGTCGGACGCACACCGGGGAATATCGTGGCGATCCGGCCGCTGAAGGACGGTGTGATCGCGGACTTCGAGATTACGGAGATGATGCTTCGCCACTTCATCTCGCAAGTCGGCGGCAAAAAGTGGTACAGCCACCCTCGCATCTTAATATGTGCACCTAGCAATATAACTTCTGTGGAGCAGAAGGCGATCCGTGAAGCGGCGCAGCGAAGCGGAGCTAAGGAGGTTTTCTTAGAGGAAGAAGCGAAAGCGGCTGCGATCGGCGCGGGAATGGATATCTTCCAGCCCAGCGGGAATATGGTAGTCGATATTGGCGGAGGTACAACGGATGTAGCCGTATTATCGATGGGCGACGTTGTCACCGCCTCTTCCATTAAAGTCGCAGGGGACAAGTTCGACGTCGCTATCACGAAATATATCAAAGATAAGTATAAACTGCTCATCGGTGAGCGGACGGCGGAAGACATCAAGATGCGCATCGGCACCGTGCATCCTCAGTCGCGCCAGGAAGAGATGGATATCCGCGGGCGCGATATGGTGTCGGGTCTGCCGCTCAGCGTGACGATTACCTCCGATGAAGTGATGGAGGCGCTCATGGATCCGATCTCCTCAATCATCGCAACGACGAAATCCGTGCTGGAACGCACTCCGCCGGAGCTGTCCGCCGATATTATCGACCGCGGCATCATCCTCACAGGAGGCGGTGCTTTGCTCCATGGATTGGAAGAATTGATGATGGAAGAATTGAAGGTTCCGGTCCTGATCGCCGAAGATCCGCTCGATTGTGTAGCCAAAGGCACGGGAATCATGCTGGATAATATGGATAAAATCTCAGCAAGAAAGTGACGATATAGTATAATAAGAGAATAGATTGTGATAAGAACGAGATCGACTTAAGTTCTATCAGCAGATTTAAGTTCTATCAGCAGAATAGGGGACGGAAGCGATGATCAGAGGGTTATACACCGCTGCTTCGGCGATGATCACCCAGCAGCGCAGACATGATGCGATTACGAACAATATCTCGAATCTGCAGACTCCCGGATACAAGCAGGAGACAGCCGCTGTGCGGTCTTTTCCCGAACTGCTCATCCACTTGATGGAGAACAACGGGCAAGGGCAGCCGGCAAGATCGATCGGCAGGCTGAATACAGGTGTGTTCGTAGAAGAGAATATCCCGTCGTTCCTGCAGGGGGACTTGTCCAGAACGAATCAGCCCGGCGACTTGGCGTTGATATCGAATATTCAGGTGCCCGGCGTGGCCTTCGATCAGAATGGACAAGCTGTCGTCGACGGAGAGATCGTCTATCAGCCCCAAGCGTTCTTCACGGTTCAGGGAGCCGACGGGGAGCCGCGTTATACGCGGGACGGCCGCTTCCATCTGGATGAAGCGGGGCAGCTGGTGAATGTTAACGGACAGCCTGTGCTCGGTGTCGACGGCGAGCCGATCGTCATCGAAGGGCTGTCTATGGATCAGATCTATATCACCGATAATGGAACCTTGATGAACCGGGCAGACGGCACGCCCCTCGGGCAGCAGCTGCTCATCTCGCGTATCGATCAACCGAATCTCTTGATCCGCGAGGGAAGCGGCAATTATCGTTTGTCCCCGGATGCCGAGCCTGCTGTACCGATCGCAGCAGAGGATCAGGTGTCCGTTAGACAAGGCTATCTCGAACGATCCAATGTGGATGCCGCCCAATCGATGGTGGATATGATGACGGCGCTCAGATTGTATGAAGCGAACCAGAGAGTCATCCAATCTTACGATCAGATCTTGGACAAGGCGGTTAATCAGATCGGCCGCATCAATTGAGATTAGGGAGGCCATAAGGTGAATCGAACGATGATAAGCGCTGCTGTCAGCCTGAATGCGCTGCAGCAGAAATTGGATATGATCGCGAACAACGTCGCCAACATGAATACTGTCGGCTATAAGCGTCAAGAAGCGTCGTTCCAGGATGTGCTGACCAGCGTACTCGAGCAGCATCCGGATACACAGCTGCGCGGCCGCCATTCCCCGCACGGGCTGACGGTGGGACATGGGGCGCGCCTGAGCGGCTTAAGGCTGGATCTGTCCCAAGGAACCTTGATCGCAACGGACAACCCTCTCGATCTGGCGATCGAAGGTCGGGGGCTGTTCGAAGTGGAAGTGCCGCTGCTTGATGACGAAGGCAATCCGGTCTTTGATG includes:
- a CDS encoding flagellar hook-basal body protein — translated: MIRGLYTAASAMITQQRRHDAITNNISNLQTPGYKQETAAVRSFPELLIHLMENNGQGQPARSIGRLNTGVFVEENIPSFLQGDLSRTNQPGDLALISNIQVPGVAFDQNGQAVVDGEIVYQPQAFFTVQGADGEPRYTRDGRFHLDEAGQLVNVNGQPVLGVDGEPIVIEGLSMDQIYITDNGTLMNRADGTPLGQQLLISRIDQPNLLIREGSGNYRLSPDAEPAVPIAAEDQVSVRQGYLERSNVDAAQSMVDMMTALRLYEANQRVIQSYDQILDKAVNQIGRIN
- a CDS encoding M23 family metallopeptidase, with product MSDQKRDHNDKNSSKPTNTESIHKTESGVQGRTAPQKSSWRKFTAKKWVFPAAYLAAAAIILGIMIAYQGSQDQDMLTEENLGLEVGHVDEQGANAEEDDLPVVALPEDFRWPAADMTGIEVVMPYYDDSLSHDEKTMAVIQYENTFVTSEGIALARTDNQPFDVTAALSGKVIRAESAPVIGNVVEIEHADGLTTVYYSLANVQVSVNDEVQQGQVIARAGQNEYEKDLGVHLHFEVHQNGEPVNPFNYLPEID
- the spoIIID gene encoding sporulation transcriptional regulator SpoIIID — its product is MHDYIKERTIKIGHCIVETRHTVRTIAKQFGVSKSTVHKDLTERLPEINPELANQVKVILEYHKSIRHLRGGEATKIKYRKGKQEAEKAAKEAAAGEEASGGLVSSNS
- the spoIID gene encoding stage II sporulation protein D, with amino-acid sequence MPRAAKPQKKLILMWAGVLVASALILPTVLVKQVKMELPIYDPIYEWPVIEQKQEPVLMIPVYLSRQERVIEVPLEGYVRGVVAAEMPAEFELEALKAQAIAARTYIVRKIVERDFTKAPTPEAWVTDTASDQVYATDEELRARWTRREYAGKISKINRAVAETRGLILTYDGQPIDATYFSTSNGYTENSEEYWSETIPYLRSVASPWDAEISPKYTSVTKMTLQEMMEKLGLHDLLASAIKGGKLGMAVTERTSGKRIKTVLINGIPFSGREVREKLGLPSSEFTWKISGDTIEFTTYGYGHGVGMSQYGANGMALEGAAAEEILTYYYKGVEIVDLNQIEGWQGAARPLASDDSSGGN
- a CDS encoding rod shape-determining protein, producing the protein MFSKDIGIDLGTANVLVYIKGRGVVLNEPSVVAIESETKRVLAVGEEAHRMVGRTPGNIVAIRPLKDGVIADFEITEMMLRHFISQVGGKKWYSHPRILICAPSNITSVEQKAIREAAQRSGAKEVFLEEEAKAAAIGAGMDIFQPSGNMVVDIGGGTTDVAVLSMGDVVTASSIKVAGDKFDVAITKYIKDKYKLLIGERTAEDIKMRIGTVHPQSRQEEMDIRGRDMVSGLPLSVTITSDEVMEALMDPISSIIATTKSVLERTPPELSADIIDRGIILTGGGALLHGLEELMMEELKVPVLIAEDPLDCVAKGTGIMLDNMDKISARK